DNA sequence from the Longimicrobium terrae genome:
ACACGGACGAGCGCGCGGACCGCGCCGAATCCTTTTTGCGCGCCCGCCTTCCCGCGCCGGACGAGAACCGGCTGCTCGCGCGCCAGCTCGTGGACCGCATCCTGGAAGACCGCGCCATTCTGCGCGTGGAAGACCTGGTGCGGCACACCGGAATGAGCGCGCGCACGCTGCAGCGGCTCTTCAGCCGGTACGTGGGCGCCACGCCCAAGTGGGTCATCCAGCGATACCGCCTGCACGAAGCGGCGGAGCGGCTGGCCTCCGGGCAGGACGCGGCCGGCCCGTCGCTGGCATACGAACTGGGCTACTGCGACCAGGCGCACTTCATCAACGACTTTCGCGCCATCGTGGGCGTATCCCCCGCCGAATACGCCCGCCGCTCCGCCGCCGCACGCTGCCCTCGCGGCGTCGTCCCCATCACCCCTCCCGCCACAGATGCCCGATAATCTCGAAACCCGGCTGGACCGCGGCCTGGGCCCGATGGACGCCACGCTGCTGGTGATCGGCTCCATGATCGGCTCGGGCATCTTCATCACCAGCGCGGAAAGCACCCGGCTGGTGGGCTCGCCCGGGTGGCTGCTGGCAGCATGGGCGCTGGCGGGATTGATGACGATCACCGGCGCGCTGTCCTGCGCGGAGCTGGCGGCCATGTGGCCGCGCGCTGGCGGGCAATATGTGTTTCTGCGCGAGGCATACGGGCCCATGACGGGCTTTCTGTTCGGCTGGGGGATGTGGGTGGTGATCCAGACGGGGACCATCGCCGCCGTCGCCGTCGCCTTTGCGAGCTTTCTGGGCGTGATGGTGCCCGGCGTGTCGGGAACCGCGTATCTGATCGACCCGATCATCTTTGGCCGGTACGCCGTTTCGCTTTCCACGCAGCAGGCCGTGGCGGCGGGAATGATCCTGCTGCTGACCGCGGTGAACATGCGCGGGCTGCAGGCGGGGCGGTGGATTCAGAACACCTTTACCGTCGCCAAGACGGGCGCGCTGCTGGGGCTGGTGGTGCTGGGACTGCTGGCGGGATGGAATGCGCGCGGCGCGGCGTTCACCTCGTCGTGGTGGAACCCGTGGGCGAACGGATGGACGCCGGAAAACGTGCAGCCGGGGCTGGGCGTGGCGGGCGGGCTGGCGCTCGTCCTCCTCCTGGGCCGTGCGATGGTGGGGCCGCTGTTTGCGCAGTCCGCGTGGAACAACGTCACCTTTACCGCCGGAGAGGTGCGCGATCCCGGCCGCACCCTGCCGCGCGCGCTGCTGATTGGATGTGGCGTTGTCGTCGTGCTTTACCTGCTGGCCAACGTGGCGTACGTGGTTACGCTGCCGCTGGACGGCATCCGGGACGCGCCACAGAAGCGCGTGGCGGTCGCCGCGGTGCAGCAGATCCTTGGCCCCGCCGGCGCGCTGGCGATGGCCGTGGCGATCCTGGTGAGCACATTCGGCTGCAACAACGGGCTCATCCTGGCCGGCGCGCGCGTGCAGTACGCGATGGCGAACGACGGCCTCTTCTTTCGCGCCGCCGCA
Encoded proteins:
- a CDS encoding helix-turn-helix domain-containing protein encodes the protein MQTTAPTPPRGILRTGPADNAFQLGRRMPSADVAEFVEHFWTVRWDLRGREPQLQETLPHPSVHLTIETDRSRIMGVVRRRFSVTLADEGFAFGIKFRPGAFQPFLGAAVSTIADRELSLEAVFGAEGTALDAAIRSVEDTDERADRAESFLRARLPAPDENRLLARQLVDRILEDRAILRVEDLVRHTGMSARTLQRLFSRYVGATPKWVIQRYRLHEAAERLASGQDAAGPSLAYELGYCDQAHFINDFRAIVGVSPAEYARRSAAARCPRGVVPITPPATDAR
- a CDS encoding APC family permease — its product is MPDNLETRLDRGLGPMDATLLVIGSMIGSGIFITSAESTRLVGSPGWLLAAWALAGLMTITGALSCAELAAMWPRAGGQYVFLREAYGPMTGFLFGWGMWVVIQTGTIAAVAVAFASFLGVMVPGVSGTAYLIDPIIFGRYAVSLSTQQAVAAGMILLLTAVNMRGLQAGRWIQNTFTVAKTGALLGLVVLGLLAGWNARGAAFTSSWWNPWANGWTPENVQPGLGVAGGLALVLLLGRAMVGPLFAQSAWNNVTFTAGEVRDPGRTLPRALLIGCGVVVVLYLLANVAYVVTLPLDGIRDAPQKRVAVAAVQQILGPAGALAMAVAILVSTFGCNNGLILAGARVQYAMANDGLFFRAAARLNRHRVPGAALLAQGVWAALLTLPRTVTTDAATGAPVFGNVYTQLLEYIISADLVFYGLMVGAVILVRRRRPELARPYRTFGYPLTPLVYLVLAAVLVADLAWLAPETSGMGYLLVLTGVPVYLVWRRRPAPSPALADTARPAV